From the genome of Sphingobacterium kitahiroshimense, one region includes:
- a CDS encoding SusC/RagA family TonB-linked outer membrane protein — MLKKYSSIVVLYLVFCWTTALGQRIINGKVISDLDTTPLFGATVLIDGKTRTSTDKSGAFLVQTNLRDTVLTINYIGFIPFRVQLQALKDNSTFRLTKNEAVLDEVQVNTGYEILSKEKTTGSFTKIGPELLEQQVSTNILDRLEAVTNGIMVDRGTNAGGRITVRGISSIRGPKEPLIVLDNFPYNGDLDNINPNNIESITVLKDASASSIWGAKAANGVIVITSKKGKKGQTFGIDFSSNTTFGNKPDLFSIPNISTTDFIDAELMLYENGYYNSWINSSNKMLLSPVVERLIYNDQNEKGERSKAYVDIDKLRDRDVRNDYSKYMYQNSVNQQHMLSLSARADKISNLLSIGYDRNKDVLDANFERINVRNFSSYKPIASLELSTELLYTKKQQRSGRPRYGAIIQNASGILPYTSFADEMGNPIAIGKVYRQSFIDNIVDQYNLLDWNYYPLEDHKHTRSENGVNDLLINVGIDYKPIGDLNLSFKYQFEKQSGENRLNNDIDSYYTRDLINSFTEINSNGGLKYNIPVGGILDNSFSNSISNNFRGQLSYLNKWKRHEFSSLIGAELLTRSSTGNANRLYGFNKDILTFGTVDYKTQYAHLITGSRQFIKDNSSISEFHNNFLSFFGSFAYNLKSRYFVTLSARRDASNLFGLRTNDQWNPFWSVGVAWKLSDESWFKLNELSLLKIRSTMGSSGNIDPAMSAVTTIQYLNNSPYTGDPFSIFVNYNNPELRWETVKNLNFGLDFANRNDRISGSLDIYNKYGSNLFGSSQLDYTTGISTLVKNTASMTGKGLDIQLNTVNLEKSYLNWKSTLNFSIYKDKVTEYYLGTQAASSFLSSAVPISGIEGKPVYSIFAYKWAGLDPNTGDPRGYLNGEVSTDYRALVGNGTKIDDLVYFGSALPTYFGSFLNSFSVKDFTLSLSISYKMGYYFRKRSINYQNLFSRWIGNEDFANRWQHTGDEQSTYVPSITYPASTQRDAFYGGSEPLIRKGDHVRFQYINLAYSVPENIATRLYLKHIKAFFNVNNIGVIWRANKEKIDPDAYYMDYYMPTPKSFTLGLKLDL; from the coding sequence TACAGACCAACTTAAGGGACACCGTTCTAACAATAAATTATATTGGATTTATACCTTTCAGAGTTCAATTACAAGCTCTGAAAGATAATAGCACGTTCAGATTGACGAAAAATGAAGCGGTATTGGATGAGGTACAGGTCAATACAGGATATGAGATTTTGTCAAAAGAAAAAACTACAGGTTCATTCACAAAAATAGGTCCTGAACTATTGGAACAGCAGGTTAGTACTAATATACTTGACCGACTGGAGGCTGTCACCAACGGAATCATGGTTGATAGAGGTACAAATGCTGGAGGTAGAATTACGGTAAGAGGAATCAGTTCAATTCGTGGACCAAAAGAACCTTTGATTGTGCTGGATAACTTTCCGTACAATGGGGACCTTGACAACATAAACCCGAACAATATTGAAAGTATTACAGTTCTTAAAGATGCTTCAGCTTCATCCATCTGGGGGGCAAAAGCCGCCAATGGCGTGATTGTGATCACCAGCAAAAAAGGAAAGAAAGGACAGACATTTGGAATAGACTTTAGCTCCAATACAACTTTTGGAAATAAACCTGATCTGTTCTCCATACCGAATATTTCAACGACTGATTTTATTGATGCGGAGTTGATGCTGTATGAAAACGGCTATTATAATTCATGGATAAATTCTAGCAATAAAATGCTCTTGTCGCCTGTAGTGGAAAGGTTGATATATAATGATCAAAATGAAAAGGGCGAAAGGTCTAAGGCATATGTAGATATTGATAAATTAAGAGATCGTGATGTCAGAAATGATTATTCCAAATATATGTATCAAAACTCCGTCAATCAGCAACATATGCTTTCCTTAAGTGCAAGGGCTGATAAGATTTCCAACCTGTTATCCATAGGGTATGACCGCAATAAAGATGTTTTGGATGCTAATTTTGAAAGAATAAATGTCCGAAATTTTTCAAGCTATAAACCTATAGCGTCGCTGGAATTAAGTACAGAACTTTTATACACTAAAAAGCAACAGCGTAGCGGCAGACCAAGATATGGCGCTATCATACAAAACGCTAGCGGCATACTACCATATACTTCTTTTGCAGATGAAATGGGTAATCCTATAGCTATAGGAAAAGTCTATCGACAATCTTTTATCGATAATATAGTCGATCAATACAATTTGTTGGACTGGAATTACTATCCTCTTGAAGATCATAAACATACTAGATCTGAGAATGGAGTGAACGACCTATTGATTAATGTAGGCATTGATTACAAGCCTATTGGAGATCTGAATTTATCATTTAAATATCAATTTGAGAAACAGTCCGGTGAAAATAGACTGAATAATGATATTGATAGCTATTATACCCGCGATTTGATCAATAGTTTTACTGAGATCAATAGCAATGGTGGGTTGAAATATAATATCCCTGTCGGTGGAATATTGGATAATAGTTTTTCAAACTCAATTTCCAATAATTTTAGAGGACAGTTGTCTTATCTAAATAAGTGGAAACGACATGAATTCAGTTCGCTGATAGGAGCGGAGTTACTGACAAGAAGCAGCACGGGTAATGCAAATAGATTATATGGTTTTAATAAAGATATCCTCACATTTGGAACGGTAGACTATAAGACTCAGTATGCGCATCTAATTACGGGAAGCAGACAATTTATCAAAGATAATTCCAGTATTTCTGAGTTTCATAATAACTTCCTTTCATTTTTCGGAAGTTTCGCTTATAATCTTAAGTCTCGATATTTCGTCACATTGAGTGCAAGAAGGGATGCTTCTAATCTCTTTGGCTTAAGAACTAATGATCAATGGAATCCATTTTGGTCTGTGGGAGTTGCCTGGAAACTCTCCGATGAATCTTGGTTCAAACTGAATGAGCTTTCACTTTTAAAGATCCGTAGTACAATGGGATCAAGTGGAAATATTGATCCAGCAATGAGTGCGGTCACTACGATCCAGTATTTGAATAATTCACCCTATACTGGCGATCCGTTCTCAATTTTTGTTAACTATAACAATCCTGAACTCAGGTGGGAGACAGTTAAAAACTTAAACTTTGGGCTAGATTTCGCAAATAGAAATGACAGGATCAGCGGTAGTTTAGATATTTACAATAAGTATGGAAGTAATCTTTTTGGCAGTTCACAGCTCGACTATACAACAGGGATTTCAACTTTAGTAAAAAATACCGCTTCAATGACCGGCAAGGGATTAGATATCCAATTAAATACAGTTAATCTAGAAAAATCTTATTTAAACTGGAAGAGTACTTTAAATTTTAGTATTTATAAGGATAAAGTGACCGAATATTATCTTGGTACACAAGCAGCAAGTAGTTTTCTTTCCTCTGCTGTTCCAATTTCTGGAATAGAAGGGAAACCAGTATACTCCATCTTTGCCTATAAGTGGGCAGGCTTGGATCCGAATACCGGAGATCCAAGAGGGTATTTGAACGGAGAGGTGAGTACAGACTATCGTGCATTGGTAGGGAATGGTACCAAGATTGATGACCTTGTTTATTTTGGATCGGCACTGCCTACTTATTTTGGTTCTTTTCTCAATTCGTTTTCGGTTAAAGATTTTACTTTAAGTCTGAGTATTTCTTACAAAATGGGGTATTACTTTAGGAAAAGATCAATCAACTATCAGAATCTTTTTTCGAGATGGATTGGAAATGAGGATTTTGCCAATAGATGGCAACATACGGGAGATGAACAATCGACATATGTGCCATCAATAACATACCCCGCTTCTACGCAACGGGATGCATTTTATGGAGGAAGTGAGCCCTTGATTCGTAAAGGAGATCATGTCCGATTTCAATATATTAATTTAGCATATAGCGTTCCTGAAAATATAGCCACGAGGCTTTATCTTAAACATATCAAGGCTTTTTTCAATGTGAACAATATTGGTGTGATATGGAGAGCAAATAAGGAGAAAATTGATCCTGACGCCTATTACATGGATTATTATATGCCAACTCCAAAGAGCTTTACGCTGGGCTTAAAACTAGATCTCTAA